A window of Salmo trutta chromosome 5, fSalTru1.1, whole genome shotgun sequence contains these coding sequences:
- the LOC115194931 gene encoding uncharacterized protein LOC115194931 encodes MPTTQGTGGAGSPRVQRYRPASEFDNATLAQKREYWRTKKREQRAKLSEVKRESAGPGKGAMVCKMAVKSYPTGGAVIGTVTSAKPNGVLLNSGSFVPPVRVAVRASGSAPRQPQSGMTFLNGSSPVVSSEQHLTTQSVSRPDAMTKTQVTVSVQPRSLTTNITTGMTTVTTQSAPMLVHKPGVRPRGMKVTPLGGKKSAVVAAQGVRSINDTSATLETEEERAAKRRENWRIKKREQRAKQAARLSKASKRITNMEVSLQKVELLPNVDVERPQSALSAQGQRQCASRVSAPFISAGRLLKNARAVASIAVKRESDDSILAKLTTVNSNEQTVQLRAENLQEAKATMQTGITSNIIGYKPAGEPSRRLPGPVQFSNVNRGMVRCRTPRQRFIETQRNFLGQRKMRKSPCHAKALTTHNAPRDDPKETPEQRAAQMREYWRVKKREQRAKLSGEVRAKMKERDALMQRVKRYQSILEDMRKARAAGCNTLPQRTENRPTHTSASEIIGGFIMEDGTVTNNIPQIDLTTEAKETGGEIGSSSGMPVNHLFTNTHRQHQLLPKPTGDTFSNVVLSHQTQDNPPPPLIRSAQFKVSCPPVGLSIMKPPRLVSIRPRTEFRSTPKNLNLHTVFQPQSHITLTHPQNIQNTFPGVPTAMPKPASCVMQMAVKASTESSVLNLDPKLTEEESMAKKREYWRVKKREQRAARAIRLRQGVQARGNAASQKRRNQRLARLATANPSVNTSVNHTLAIKPLSNTSLSMPPQGNQIKQERESISTHAPYPPLEQPLCVDIKLSQSPPHPEPPDLALSADSQATTLLAVASMKKLLEESLSTVADCKTEQPDCITEQLPCKSEPQACSSEENAVQIEVKPILPLLTLGDEEKASISGDLLLEVKGWQVDADAPPPCQVTIRPLSPHPKDSPLSSPCTNTLSFSASPLNRSEPPSHSPTQSCSHKAASGGPLLPLPRRAQRLRAKKAGHHHCCSPEPPKLHHQPPQQQPPCQLQNQHQRQQHQKHPQQQHQQHHHAPAVTDQNVTLQKKREYWRMMKRQQRARKARQGGGGLRQGDYSRRLALKAAQAPNLHIVKTPTQRPVQRGGSFSLQGAPLLKPQPSPLLQPISPPASGPQASLNMVTNIPTLLVVSPTTSNMGQPSDTLQLRPPVNCTTISNSSIGHTGSSQTSHSFSTAFLPVGGGVTAPPLGEGKKGGLLLVESQQEAAPGSSPDSPRVRKWRLQEQEISDADASPIATLSPPPNPLTSIKLLPIHPPSQTSTFTPTQTPFKCQGAQIPQSGNLQNVGLPTMQGLTRSPIYISSMGPPKPVPGESEEETLRKKREYWRVKKKEQRARKAMRDRELTEKRASVNWRPILPSSQPQHLLQGLDTQEHDPDRWVNTSEDSELHLSTSTETDMGYFPDPSHTEPTEEESELLFPGDDHPDNYNGPISDAVWRNCYLMDYDPLNQLLVCMVCGDLQYSHSLEGVRAHIEEAHPDTLSLVPPERRHILEAWDEQVSRRELFFTSQLQQHSGGMGEDIANLPAEVEVMVDTEDSSYLKNSKSSKTTNRL; translated from the exons ATGCCAACCACCCAGGGAACTGGAGGAGCTGGCAGCCCACGGGTTCAGCGCTACCGTCCGGCCTCGGAGTTTGACAACGCCACCCTCGCCCAGAAGAGAGAGTACTGGAGGACCAAGAAACGAGAGCAGAGGGCTAAGCTTTCAGAGGTCAAGCGGGAGAG TGCAGGCCCAGGAAAAGGTGCAATGGTCTGCAAGATGGCAGTGAAAAGTTATCCAACAGGGGGTGCTGTGATTGGAACAGTTACCTCAGCCAAACCCAATGGAGTGCTTCTCAACAGTGGCTCCTTTGTGCCTCCGGTAAGAGTGGCGGTGAGAGCCTCAGGCTCTGCCCCTCGCCAACCACAGAGCGGAATGACTTTTCTCAATGGCAGCTCTCCTGTAGTGTCATCTGAGCAGCATCTGACCACCCAGAGTGTATCAAGGCCTGATGCAATGACAAAGACGCAAGTTACAGTGTCTGTTCAGCCTAGATCGCTAACCACTAACATTACCACAGGGATGACCACCGTGACCACTCAGTCTGCCCCTATGCTAGTTCACAAACCAGGGGTTAGGCCTAGAGGGATGAAAGTAACACCGCTAGGCGGGAAAAAGAGTGCAGTGGTCGCGGCCCAAGGAGTTCGAAGCATCAACGACACATCAGCTACACTGGAGACTGAGGAGGAGCGAGCCGCCAAGCGCAGAGAGAATTGGCGCATCAAGAAAAGAGAACAGCGAGCGAAGCAAGCGGCTAGGTTAAGCAAGGCCAGCAAAAGAATCACGAACATGGAGGTATCGTTGCAGAAAGTAGAACTGTTACCAAACGTGGACGTTGAACGTCCCCAGTCCGCTTTGAGTGCACAGGGCCAGAGGCAGTGTGCTAGTAGGGTCAGTGCCCCGTTCATCTCAGCCGGACGGCTGCTGAAGAACGCCAGAGCGGTGGCTAGCATTGCTGTCAAAAGGGAGTCTGACGATTCAATCCTGGCTAAGCTAACCACAGTCAACTCTAATGAACAGACCGTTCAGCTAAGAGCAGAGAATCTGCAGGAGGCTAAAGCAACAATGCAGACTGGTATCACATCTAATATCATTGGTTATAAACCAGCAGGGGAACCAAGCAGAAGGCTCCCTGGTCCAGTGCAGTTTTCCAACGTTAACCGAGGTATGGTCCGTTGTAGGACTCCGAGACAGAGGTTCATTGAAACCCAAAGGAATTTCCTGGGTCAGAGAAAGATGAGGAAGTCCCCCTGTCATGCCAAAGCCTTAACAACCCACAACGCACCACGAGATGACCCAAAGGAGACCCCCGAGCAGAGGGCGGCCCAGATGCGGGAATACTGGCGTGTCAAGAAGCGGGAGCAGCGAGCCAAGCTGTCTGGCGAAGTCCGAGCTAAGATGAAGGAGAGGGATGCTCTGATGCAAAGAGTCAAGCGTTACCAGAGCATCCTGGAGGATATGAGGAAGGCCAGAGCAGCGGGCTGCAACACGCTGCCACAACGAACGGAAAATAGGCCCACTCACACCAGCGCCTCAGAGATCATTGGAGGTTTCATCATGGAGGATGGTACAGTGACCAATAACATTCCTCAAATTGATCTCACTACAGAAGCAAAAGAGACTGGGGGTGAAATTGGTAGCAGTAGTGGGATGCCtgttaatcatttatttaccaACACACACCGCCAACACCAACTGCTTCCCAAACCTACTGGTGATACCTTTAGTAATGTGGTGTTAAGTCATCAAACACAGGACAACCCACCACCTCCTCTAATCCGTTCTGCTCAGTTTAAAGTCTCTTGTCCTCCCGTCGGCCTGTCGATCATGAAGCCTCCCAGGTTGGTTTCAATCAGACCGAGGACTGAATTTCGCAGCACACCGAAAAACCTGAATTTACACACAGTCTTCCAGCCCCAGAGTCATATCACCCTCACACACCCTCAAAACATCCAGAACACCTTTCCTGGTGTGCCTACAGCGATGCCAAAGCCGGCTAGCTGTGTCATGCAGATGGCTGTCAAAGCTTCTACAGAGTCATCAGTGCTTAACTTGGACCCAAAGCTAACAGAGGAGGAAAGTATGGCTAAGAAGAGGGAGTACTGGAGGGTAAAGAAACGAGAGCAGAGGGCTGCCCGCGCCATCCGCCTAAGGCAAGGAGTTCAAGCTAGGGGAAATGCTGCCTCACAGAAGAGGCGGAACCAAAGGTTAGCACGATTAGCCACAGCCAATCCCAGTGTCAACACCTCTGTCAACCACACACTCGCTATCAAGCCTCTCTCAAACACCAGTCTGTCCATGCCTCCACAGGGAAACCAAATAAAACAAGAAAGAGAATCAATCTCAACACACGCTCCATATCCTCCACTGGAACAACCCCTCTGTGTTGATATCAAACTGTCCCAGTCTCCACCACATCCAGAGCCACCAGACCTAGCCTTGAGTGCTGACAGCCAGGCCACCACTCTCCTGGCAGTGGCCTCTATGAAGAAGCTTCTGGAGGAATCTCTCAGCACTGTGGCTGATTGTAAAACGGAACAGCCTGACTGTATTACAGAACAGCTGCCTTGTAAAAGTGAACCCCAGGCTTGTTCCTCCGAGGAGAATGCCGTCCAGATTGAGGTCAAGCCAATTCTACCTCTGCTCACCCTGGGAGACGAGGAGAAAGCCTCCATATCTGGTGACCTATTGTTGGAGGTCAAAGGGTGGCAGGTGGATGCTGATGCCCCACCACCATGTCAGGTGACCATTCGTCCTCTGAGTCCTCATCCTAAGGACTCTCCCCTATCCAGTCCTTGTACTAACACCCTCTCTTTCTCAGCTTCCCCTCTCAATCGGTCCGAACCCCCCTCTCACTCACCCACACAATCCTGCTCCCACAAGGCAGCCTCCGGAGGaccactcctccctctccctcgtaGAGCCCAGAGGTTGCGTGCCAAAAAAGCAGGCCACCACCACTGCTGCTCCCCAGAACCTCCGAAGCTACATCACCAGCCACCGCAACAACAACCACCTTGCCAACTTCAAAATCAACACCAGCGTCAACAACATCAGAAACACCCCCAACAACAGCATCAGCAACATCACCACGCCCCAGCGGTGACAGACCAGAATGTGACTCTGCAGAAGAAGAGGGAGTACTGGAGGATGATGAAGAGGCAGCAGAGAGCCAGGAAGGCTAGGCAGGGAGGAGGGGGGCTGAGGCAGGGGGACTACAGCAGACGACTGGCCCTCAAAGCAGCACAG GCTCCGAATCTCCATATTGTCAAGACACCGACACAGAGGCCAGTGCAGAGAGGCGGGAGCTTCAGTCTACAAGGCGCACCATTGCTCAAACCACAGCCCTCCCCCCTTCTCCAGCCTATATCTCCCCCTGCCTCTGGACCTCAGGCAAGCCTCAACATGGTCACCAACATCCCTACACTTCTGGTTGTGAGCCCCACCACCTCCAACATGGGACAGCCGTCTGATACACTACAGCTCAGACCTCCGGTCAACTGTACCACTATTTCCAATTCATCCATTGGCCACACAGGGTCCTCCCAGACATCTCATAGCTTCAGTACCGCGTTTCTCCCTGTAGGAGGCGGTGTCACTGCCCCTCCATTGGGTGAGGGGAAGAAAGGCGGGCTGCTACTGGTGGAGAGCCAACAGGAAGCGGCCCCGGGGTCCAGCCCTGACTCGCCACGTGTTAGAAAATGGCGACTGCAAGAGCAGGAAATCTCAGACGCCGACGCCTCACCCATCGCTACTCTCTCACCTCCGCCCAACCCTCTGACTAGCATCAAGCTCTTACCAATTCATCCTCCCAGTCAAACGTCCACATTCACACCAACACAGACTCCTTTCAAATGTCAAGGTGCTCAGATTCCTCAAAGTGGGAATTTACAAAATGTAGGATTGCCTACAATGCAGGGGCTCACCAGAAGCCCCATCTACATAAGCTCCATGGGTCCGCCCAAGCCAGTGCCGGGGGAGTCGGAAGAGGAGACtctgaggaagaagagggagtaCTGGAGGGTGAAGAAGAAGGAACAGAGAGCCAGGAAGGCCATGAGGGACAGGGAGCTGACTGAGAAGAGGGCTTCGGTCAACTGGAGGCCCATCCTCCCCAGCAGTCAGCCTCAACACCTGCTGCAGGGGCTGGATACACAG GAACATGATCCCGACCGGTGGGTCAACACCTCGGAGGACTCTGAACTACATCTAAG TACTTCCACAGAGACAGACATGGGCTACTTTCCTGACCCAAGCCATACGGAACCCACAGAAG
- the LOC115194140 gene encoding uncharacterized protein C11orf95-like, producing the protein MEEKETGESEPVVHPCAEQTDSLSLIISGEEEATREPSDLGHCSREEDDLTNGHVDNDGDEEMVTPLCSPGTSYWSVTEGPDSPFLLSPVPGPSGIKERVQRASRPGFSRIPGRDHRRYYHEYWRSEFLMDFDPRRHGMICMVCGSSLATLKLSTIKRHIRQKHPDSLLWSVSDKEVIRSGWESHLSLEGGQRLYCPAGGVVAVSQGQEEQLLDCARRSTGKPDGVVTPKLQPRSTTPSPPTPAPLQQQEELPGPSAQTLERYLNDSLHAWFRQEFLMEYQAEAGRLVCMVCGHPLPSLHLDHIKSHVLDIHPQSLVYSSEEKHCILQTWAQTHESDPLNDFIKSEPNTKDEREAGVDFFPDDLETIQIGADNNEELSQIHDMVGSSDGGGVGAPEVTGPIPPLRQPRKRRLRGGFPWRLRLDYLVAYGPQGRGTFCMVCSQALPVAKVSSFRRHIQECHPETTSLAREEREAMAEAWTKEAPAENHLALQMKEEVDPSDIIRVHVAGEMGEKAAPDNNNNHRTSKMSAIQTVKKEEGVATIPATLGRHGHYPGKDQRRNYQVRWRIEFLMDYDCRRHGLICMVCGATLATLKVSTIKRHIQQVHPHSLEYSPDERQQALLSYNQTALHFVHSDDCFSSQDHGHSAVGETAASLFVS; encoded by the exons ATGGAAGAGAAAGAGACGGGGGAGAGCGAGCCCGTGGTCCACCCGTGTGCTGAGCAGACAGATTCTCTCTCATTAATAATAAGCGGAGAGGAGGAAGCAACAcgagagccgagtgacttgggaCACTGTTCAAGAG AGGAAGACGATCTGACCAATGGCCACGTGGACAATGACGGCGATGAGGAGATGGTTACCCCACTCTGCTCCCCGGGCACCAGCTACTGGAGTGTCACAGAGGGTCCCGACTCCCCCTTTCTCCTGTCCCCCGTCCCGGGCCCCTCGGGGATCAAGGAGAGGGTCCAACGCGCCTCCCGTCCCGGCTTCAGCCGCATCCCGGGCCGGGACCACCGGCGCTACTACCACGAGTACTGGCGCAGCGAGTTCCTGATGGACTTTGACCCCCGTCGCCACGGCATGATCTGCATGGTGTGTGGGAGCTCGCTGGCCACTCTCAAACTCAGCACCATCAAGAGGCATATTCGACAGAAGCACCCAGATTCCCTGCTGTGGAGTGTGTCCGACAAGGAGGTGATTCGCTCGGGTTGGGAGAGCCACCTGAGTCTGGAGGGGGGCCAGAGGTTGTACTGTCCGGCCGGAGGGGTGGTCGCCGTCTCGCAGGGTCAGGAGGAGCAGCTGCTGGACTGCGCACGCCGCTCCACCG GAAAACCCGATGGTGTGGTGACCCCCAAACTCCAGCCCCGGTCCACCACCCCATCTCCCCCTACACCGGCCCCCCTCCAGCAGCAGGAGGAGCTCCCCGGGCCCTCGGCCCAGACCCTGGAGCGCTACCTGAACGACTCGCTGCACGCCTGGTTCCGACAGGAGTTCCTCATGGAGTACCAGGCGGAGGCGGGCAGGCTGGTGTGCATGGTGTGCGGCCACCCACTGCCCTCGCTCCACCTGGACCACATCAAGAGCCACGTGCTGGACATCCATCCTCAGTCGCTGGTCTACAGTTCGGAGGAAAAGCACTGCATCCTGCAGACCTGGGCTCAGACGCATG AATCTGACCCTCTGAACGACTTCATCAAATCGGAGCCCAACACCAAAGACGAGAGAGAGGCTGGGGTGGACTTCTtccctgatgacctagagaccatCCAGATCGGCGCGGACAACAATGAGGAATTGTCCCAGATACATGACATGGTTGGTAGCAGTGATGGAGGTGGTGTTGGAGCTCCAGAGGTGACCGGCCCCATACCCCCTCTCCGCCAGCCCAGGAAGAGGCGTCTCCGCGGGGGCTTCCCCTGGCGCCTGCGCCTGGACTACCTGGTGGCCTATGGGCCTCAGGGTCGTGGCACCTTCTGCATGGTGTGCTCCCAGGCCCTGCCCGTGGCCAAGGTGAGCAGCTTCCGGCGCCACATTCAGGAGTGCCACCCTGAGACCACCAGCCTGGCccgggaggagagagaggccatgGCCGAGGCCTGGACCAAAGAGGCCCCCGCGGAAAACCACCTGGCCTTGCAGATGAAAGAAG aagTGGACCCCAGTGACATCATCAGAGTCCATGTGGCAGGAGAGATGGGTGAAAAGGCAGCacccgacaacaacaacaaccaccggACCTCCAAGATGTCCGCCATCCAGACAGTGAAGAAGGAGGAGGGGGTCGCCACCATACCTGCCACTCTGGGACGCCACGGACACTACCCGGGCAAGGACCAGCGGCGGAACTACCAGGTGCGCTGGCGGATAGAGTTCCTGATGGACTATGACTGCCGGCGACACGGGCTGATCTGTATGGTGTGCGGGGCGACATTAGCCACTCTTAAAGTCAGCACCATCAAGAGACACATCCAGCAGGTCCACCCTCATTCTCTGGAGTACAGCCCTGACGAGAGACAGCAAGCCCTGCTCAGCTACAACCAGACAGCCCTGCACTTCGTCCACTCAGACGACTGTTTCTCCTCCCAGGACCACGGACACTCGGCAGTCGGAGAGACGGCCGCCAGCCTCTTCGTCAGTTAA